In Desulfuromonas sp., the sequence TGGCGTTCAGGTAATTCCCATCGATGATAAAATGGGTCCCGTCATCGCCTCCCTTTACGAGCAAACTGCCGGAGCCGCTTTTATCCTGGGACACATATTCACCGGCCCGTGCCGAGTAGTCATCCCCCTGGGCCCAGTAAAAGCCGGTTGTCAGTACGGCAGACGTCTTTTCGTAGGCACCCAGATTCGTCAGGTCGGCGTGGGCAATTCCGGCACCGCAAATGACGGTGAGCAAAGTAATCAGTAATCTTTTCACGATAATCTCCCTGAATTCAGAGTCAATAACAATCAAAACCTACCGGGCGATGAAGGATCCGCGACCGTGTGTTGAAGGAATATCGGTTCCATGGATCGCCGAATGACAATCGGTGCAACGGGTATAAAAAGCCCGCTTCATATCAAGATTACTCAACGTACCGCGATCAGAATTCGACCCGTGATGGCCGGCGTGGCACTGCAGGCAGAGAAACGGCTGGTTGACCTGAAGCAGCGGCTCGTTCGGGGCGCCATGCGCCTTATGGCAGTTTGTGCAGTTTTCCGTGACGTCGGCATGTTCGTAGACAAACGGACCCTGGTATTCCATGTGACACTTTGTGCAGGTTGCCTTGACCGTCGCCCCGAGCAGCTGCTTGTCATTGGCTGACCCGTGCGGATTGTGGCAATCAACACAGGAGACCTTGCCTTCCGGAACCGGATGGTGCGAGAAGTTGTTAAACTCGTTTTTGATGTTGAGATGACAATTGTAGCAGAGCTCGGCAACCTCTTCGCGACTGACCTTCTGCTGCGGACCCTTGTGCAGGTTGTGACAATCGAAGCAGGAGACTTCGCTGGTGGCGTGCGGGCTGGCGTTCCAGAACTGCAATACCGGGGTAGAAGCTGCGGAGTGACACTTCAGACAAATCAGCGATTGTGCCATTTTGGGCAGCTGGTCAAGATTCAGCAGGGTTTCGTTTTTGCAAGGCTCACCGTTGTCTGAAACGCCCTTGACCGCAAGACTCGCCGGGCCATGACATGATTCACAGTTAACCAGCGGCAGGCCGCTATCGACATCAACTTGCGAGGCATGAACAGAAGCCTGAAAGTCTTTGTATAACTTGTCATGACCGTAGGTATGGCACTTTTCCAGGCAGGCTTCGTTGCCGATATAGTCAGCGTCGAGTCGCCCGACAATCATTCTTTCATATTCACGTACCGGCTTAATCGGATGGTCCTGTCTGATTTCACCACATGCACTCAGGACTATGGCGAGTGAAACCAGAATGAAAAATGTATAAAGAATTCGCGACGTCAAAGCAGCCTCCTTTTAAAACCCGTCAGACAGACATAAGAAATGATTGAA encodes:
- a CDS encoding cytochrome C produces the protein MIVGRLDADYIGNEACLEKCHTYGHDKLYKDFQASVHASQVDVDSGLPLVNCESCHGPASLAVKGVSDNGEPCKNETLLNLDQLPKMAQSLICLKCHSAASTPVLQFWNASPHATSEVSCFDCHNLHKGPQQKVSREEVAELCYNCHLNIKNEFNNFSHHPVPEGKVSCVDCHNPHGSANDKQLLGATVKATCTKCHMEYQGPFVYEHADVTENCTNCHKAHGAPNEPLLQVNQPFLCLQCHAGHHGSNSDRGTLSNLDMKRAFYTRCTDCHSAIHGTDIPSTHGRGSFIAR